A region of the Arachis hypogaea cultivar Tifrunner chromosome 15, arahy.Tifrunner.gnm2.J5K5, whole genome shotgun sequence genome:
AGAACATGGGCAAAGAAATTGCACTAGAAGAATCACCAGAAATGCCTGAAAAGCGTAGTAGGTTATGGTTCTATGAAGATATAGTTAAAGTTTTACAAGATAATCTAGTAAGTAATAAATTTCTCTAATGACTTTGTTGAAAGTCCTTTTTTACGCACTTGTACCTTAattatttcatgtttttcattTTGTGTTGAAAGGGTACTAGCACCATTGAAATCATATATTTGGAATTTCCCTTATTGGAAAGGAAAGGAGATGAAGATtcatttgaaaaagagggaaataAAGATGTTGAAGTAAAATGGGACGGAACAGCTTTTAAAGAGATGAAAAATCTCAAAACGCTTATCATAAAAAATGGTTGTTTTTCTGAATGTCCCAAATATCTTCCAAACAGTTTAAGGGTATTGGAATGGTGGAGATTTCCTTCAGAGTGGCTACCAAATGATTTTCAACCAAAGAAACTCTCCATACTCAAGTTATCGAATAATCTCTATTTGGCACACAAGTTGGATAGCTTAGCCAAGGTAGTGTGtactaaattcttttttttttttttttattgtgttttagtAACCTGATATGAAGTTTATTTGTTtgacttttttctttgttttaatttttttcagaaGCTGGTGAGTTtgaaagttttgaattttgattacAATGATTCTTTGAAAGAAATAGCTGATGTGTCTAGTCTTCAAACTTTAGAAGAATTTTCGTTCCGAGGATGCAAAAACTTAGTTACAGTTCACAGTTCAGTTGGGTTTCTATCTAAACTTAAAAGATTGAATGCTGAATATTGCGAGAAGCTCAGGACTTTCCCAGCAGCTATCAAATTGCCCTTACTGAAAGATTTCAGTCTATGTGGTTGCTCAAGCCTGGTCAATTTTCCAGAAATTTTAGAAGAGATGGCAAATGTAGGATGGCTTGATTTGAAAGGCACTGGCATAAAAGATTTGCCATGCTCATTTCATAATCTTTCTGGATTGCGAAATCTGGAAATTATTTGGAATGAAATGTGTAAGATAccaagcatcatttttatgatgCCACAACTATCTTCATGTTATATTGAGGGAGGAGGCAAGAAGAGGAAGGTATCATCGGAAAAGCCGGAGGAGGATGAGGAGGAGGGGCTTCAAGGAATACTCACTCACTCCCTCCCCTCGCAACATATGATGAAAGCTCTTTGTCTCAGAGACACCAATCTGTCAGATGATTTTTTTCCACTAGCTGTTGCATGGCTTCCAAATGTGACACAATTAAGCCTAAGAGGCAATAATTTCACAGTCCTTCCTGAATGCATGAAAGAATTTTGCTTTTTATACTTGCTCATCGTCGATGATTGCAACCATCTTCAGGAGATTAGAGGGATTCCACCTTGCTTGACAAACTTCTCAGCAGTAAACTGCAAATCCTTGAGTCCTAGAGCCACAAGAGTTTTACTCAATCAGGTTTTGTTActttttaattagttaacaatGTATATGAGATCATGAttcatattaaattaataatgtatGCTAAACTAGTCCTTGACAGGAATTACATGAGGGTAGATGGACAATCTTTGCAATGCCAGGTGGAAGGATTCCAAGGTGGTTTGAGAAGCGCTGCAGCGGAGCTTCAATTTCATTCTGGTTTCATGGCACTGAATTCCCTGACAAtgctcttttctttgcaattctaCTCAAAGATGGCCTCCCTTCCCCAGTTGAAGTATTACCCATCGTCACTGTCAATGGCAACCAGGTTTCCTGTCGATGGCGGGAGACCCCAGTggatcaattatttatttttcatctgtCAGAGACAATTGCTTATAATGTAATACTACGTTTTGAAAACAAATGGAATCATGCAGAGATTTCATATGAAGCACATGACTACTATACCTATGATGAGGTCCCCACTGAGTCAATTGCAAAAGAGATTGGAATCCATCTATTGAAGCAAAAGATCAGTAGCAGTATAATTCAAGATATCCGATTCACTGATCCTTACAAAATGACACAACTAatcataatgatgatgatgatctcaATAGTATTGCCCAACCATAAGAAGCAGCCCTTACTCCTTGAAACATCCATTGGTTTGTGG
Encoded here:
- the LOC112751494 gene encoding disease resistance protein Roq1 → MPLQSSFSSFSTHSSSSSFGYASEYDVFISFRGEDTRYGFTGNLYKALFDKGVHTFIDDEELQRGDEITPSLLKAIQESRIAIIVLSPNYASSSFCLDELVHILHCIKGNNRLVLPVFYEADPSDVRHQRNSFGEAMAKHEEKFKSDLNKVHKWKQALHQVANLSGYHFKHGDGYEHKFIRNIVEEISRKIRRSQLFVARFPVGLDSLDSRVSKVISLLRMNSSDQVHMVGIHGVGGIGKTALACAVHNLIADHFDGTCFLEDVRENSKRHGLAHLQNILLSEILGKEEIKIVSVQQGTSRIQRRLCQKKVLLLLDDVDDHKQLQAIAGKPDWFGPGSRVIITTRDTHLLKYHGVENTYEVEGLNEAESFQLLIKHAFKNGYDSSSNYVDVLTRTITYASGLPLALEVIGSHLYEKKVEDWESALDKFERHLDNRIYEILRVSFDALGKEEQSVFLDIACCFKGYELKEITDLLQAHYGSCMKYHIGVLFEKSLIKINLYDLSVTMHDLIENMGKEIALEESPEMPEKRSRLWFYEDIVKVLQDNLGTSTIEIIYLEFPLLERKGDEDSFEKEGNKDVEVKWDGTAFKEMKNLKTLIIKNGCFSECPKYLPNSLRVLEWWRFPSEWLPNDFQPKKLSILKLSNNLYLAHKLDSLAKKLVSLKVLNFDYNDSLKEIADVSSLQTLEEFSFRGCKNLVTVHSSVGFLSKLKRLNAEYCEKLRTFPAAIKLPLLKDFSLCGCSSLVNFPEILEEMANVGWLDLKGTGIKDLPCSFHNLSGLRNLEIIWNEMCKIPSIIFMMPQLSSCYIEGGGKKRKVSSEKPEEDEEEGLQGILTHSLPSQHMMKALCLRDTNLSDDFFPLAVAWLPNVTQLSLRGNNFTVLPECMKEFCFLYLLIVDDCNHLQEIRGIPPCLTNFSAVNCKSLSPRATRVLLNQELHEGRWTIFAMPGGRIPRWFEKRCSGASISFWFHGTEFPDNALFFAILLKDGLPSPVEVLPIVTVNGNQVSCRWRETPVDQLFIFHLSETIAYNVILRFENKWNHAEISYEAHDYYTYDEVPTESIAKEIGIHLLKQKISSSIIQDIRFTDPYKMTQLIIMMMMISIVLPNHKKQPLLLETSIGLWTLLFLTHTLFFG